One stretch of Zootoca vivipara chromosome 8, rZooViv1.1, whole genome shotgun sequence DNA includes these proteins:
- the LOC132592568 gene encoding protocadherin gamma-A6-like — protein sequence MEETHRLRRCKKGILQCLVMVTIWKAVSGQIRYSIPEEMQKGSFVGNVAKDLGMDGKQLSDHGLRIVSSVGMVQYFALNVNNGHLQISERIDREEICGETDKCILKLQVFIESKLKLYGIEVEITDINDNAPWFLPKEWKMKISETATLRDRFFLPKAQDPDLGINSIQNYQLSGNSHFSLHVETGENGARHAELVLEKLLDREEQPDYDLILTATDGGDPVRSGTAQIHVIVLDANDNAPVFTQQIFEASMKENIPKGSVVVTVRATDIDEGINGEVKYSFEKNTEKNSKMFLLNSTTGDIILAGSLDFEISSLYEFEVQAIDGGGLSDRSKVVIFVTDLNDNAPEIAITFVLNSVPENTPTGTVIAILNVQDRDSGVNGEVICSISNSLPFQLKKTMDNFYTLVTDRALDREQVATYDIIVTATDNGIPALSTSAIISLQLLDTNDNPPVFLQSVYTSYLLENNPRGASVFSLKAIDPDWEENARITYSITDDERSDSRLSSYLSINSETGVIYALTSFDYEEFQDIRFRVKAQDGGSPPLSSNVSVTLFILDQNDNAPQILYPSPPTDGSTGIELAPRSSEPGYLVTKVVAVDADSGQNAWLSYQLIKATEPGLVTLGLHTGEIRTARFFLEKDALKQSLMVLVKDNGQPPLSASATLTVVLADTIPAILSDLSSISAPVEPPSDLTFYLVLAVAFVSCLFFTFLLVLGAIKLHRWRNSQLLESGSVNFSGAPISQFVGIDGVRAFLHSYCQEVSLTTDSRKANYSNTLSNKEACEANDPILPGEDLNLNNEGLIIVQVSKQF from the coding sequence ATGGAAGAAACCCACAGACTCAGGAGATGCAAAAAAGGAATCCTgcaatgccttgtcatggtgacTATCTGGAAGGCAGTTTCTGGGCAGATCCGCTATTCCATTCCTGAGGAGATGCAGAAAGGCTCTTTTGTGGGGAATGTTGCAAAGGACCTGGGAATGGATGGGAAGCAGCTTTCAGATCATGGACTCCGCATTGTTTCCAGTGTAGGTATGGTTCAGTATTTTGCTTTGAATGTCAACAATGGCCATTTACAGATTTCTGAAAGAATAGATAGAGAGGAAATCTGTGGAGAGACAGACAAATGCATATTGAAGTTGCAGGTTTTTAttgaaagcaaattaaaactcTATGGAATTGAAGTGGAAATTACAGATATAAATGACAATGCTCCTTGGTTTCTACCAAAGGAATGGAAAATGAAAATCAGTGAGACAGCTACACTCAGAGACAGGTTTTTTCTACCCAAAGCTCAAGATCCAGATCTAGGGATAAATTCTATACAAAATTATCAACTTTCAGGTAATAGCCATTTTTCTCTGCATGTGGAGACAGGAGAAAATGGGGCAAGACATGCTGAGCTAGTGCTGGAGAAACTTCTGGACAGGGAAGAGCAACCAGATTATGATCTAATCCTCACAGCTACTGATGGGGGTGATCCAGTCAGGTCTGGTACTGCTCAAATTCATGTAATTGTTCTAGATGCAAATGACAATGCACCGGTTTTCACACAACAAATCTTTGAAGCAAGCATGAAGGAGAATATTCCTAAAGGGTCTGTAGTCGTTACAGTGAGAGCCACCGATATAGATGAAGGGATAAATGGAGAGGTAAAGTATTCATTTGAAAAAAACACAGAGAAGAATTCTAAAATGTTTCTATTGAATTCAACAACAGGAGACATTATCCTTGCAGGAAGCCTTGACTTTGAAATATCATCCTTATATGAATTTGAGGTGCAAGCCATTGATGGTGGTGGTCTAAGTGACAGATCAAAGGTTGTGATCTTTGTAACAGACTTAAATGACAATGCACCTGAAATAGCAATCACCTTTGTACTCAACTCTGTCCCTGAGAACACACCAACGGGAACTGTCATTGCCATTTTAAATGTCCAAGACAGAGATTCAGGAGTCAATGGGGAGGTTATATGCTCAATTTCCAACAGTCTTCCTTTCCAACTTAAAAAAACAATGGACAATTTTTACACTTTAGTGACAGACAGAGCCCTTGACAGGGAACAAGTGGCAACCTATGATATCATTGTTACAGCAACTGATAATGGGATTCCAGCATTATCAACCTCTGCAATTATTTCACTGCAGCTGTTAGACACAAATGACAACCCCCCAGTCTTTCTACAGTCAGTCTACACTTCTTATCTCCTAGAAAACAATCCAAGAGGAGCATCAGTCTTTTCCCTGAAAGCAATTGATCCAGACTGGGAAGAAAATGCCAGAATAACATATTCCATCACTGATGACGAAAGAAGTGACTCCCGCCTCTCCTCCTACCTCTCCATTAACTCTGAGACGGGGGTTATATATGCTCTGACCTCCTTTGATTATGAAGAGTTTCAAGACATTCGGTTCCGTGTAAAGGCTCAGGATGGAGGTTCTCCACCACTCAGCTCCAACGTCTCAGTGACTCTCTTCATCCTGGACCAGAATGACAATGCTCCCCAGATCCtgtacccctcccctcccaccgacGGCTCCACGGGGATAGAGCTGGCCCCTCGCTCCTCTGAGCCAGGCTACCTGGTCACTAAGGTGGTGGCCGTGGATGCGGACTCTGGCCAGAATGCCTGGCTCTCCTACCAGCTGATCAAGGCCACTGAGCCAGGGCTCGTCACTCTGGGGCTCCACACGGGAGAGATCAGGACGGCCCGTTTCTTTCTGGAGAAAGATGCCCTCAAGCAAAGCCTGATGGTTTTAGTGAAGGACAATGGGCAGCCGCCTCTCTCTGCTTCAGCCACTCTGACTGTGGTGCTGGCTGACACCATCCCTGCAATCCTCTCAGACCTGAGCAGCATCTCAGCTCCTGTAGAGCCTCCGTCTGACCTCACCTTCTACCTGGTCCTTGCAGTGGCTTTTGTCTCCTGCTTGTTCTTCACTTTCCTCCTTGTGTTAGGGGCCATCAAGTTGCACAGGTGGAGAAATTCTCAGCTGCTTGAGTCGGGGAGTGTGAATTTCAGTGGGGCTCCCATCTCACAGTTTGTGGGGATTGACGGAGTCCGAGCATTTCTGCACTCCTACTGCCAGGAGGTTTCTCTTACTACAGACTCTAGAAAGGCAAATTATTCCAATACTCTGAGCAATAAAGAAGCTTGTGAAGCAAATGATCCTATCCTACCTGGTGAAGATTTAAACTTGAACAATGAAGGCTTAATCATAGTCCAGGTGAGCAAACAATTTTAG